A genomic region of Dactylococcopsis salina PCC 8305 contains the following coding sequences:
- a CDS encoding phosphoketolase family protein: MTVANAIPTFCQGIQHFADTLPEFETYGKEAAIEAGETKIKSPNDPRAVYQTLLAADALRYLTLQITASKSSGHPGGFASVAEGIAALVMLGYKNIVTEVGHHAPGFYSNVFLDRSLEEMGIETVQQLRDRFRETHGLLGHLSGQIPGLLSPAGPLGQGQHFAMAGAKLNPGTLFPVTIGDGGLGEPYIMSSIGHFHTAYPNVTNFLPILVWNGYSQEHHSMISTKSNEEMIAYFKGNDFQEIILVDAKDYDDANQTGDYVDSSLFSFKQRLAFTEAVLENTAQAAQSALNGKLTILIIKQLKGTGVHKRGAKSHNLYPGDTVEKDYIVNALKERALTPEAWELVRTNYSRAGGGAASKTVVTEKVLPVADLGTLPKSEYPVGGDKKVATTAMGTLVAHVGKQEANFIVSNADGNAASGINNINEALKIIHPTADETYFQQPQGQVYEPLSEDACAGLAAASCLMGGRSLWCSYESFAVNGLPIWQTVTQAMAELRRPTPSTITLFTAGALEQGRNGWTHQRPEIENYFAGMMRNGNIFPLFPCDANSIQVCYEWALGTKNKGVTITASKSPLPVRSTFQQTEEALEKGAFVLQETPGEKTVVFAVIGDMTLMPVLEAAAELEKQGIGSKVVAVISPRRLYRPTDTAWESCAEADGGFADEATFQQLFGGEALIAVTGGSSAMLEPVMLRSHCPRDTFAWKRGETAASAGAVMAINGLTAENFVQRSLTLLD; encoded by the coding sequence ATGACAGTTGCTAACGCAATTCCGACATTTTGTCAAGGAATCCAACATTTTGCAGACACACTTCCAGAATTTGAAACCTATGGCAAAGAGGCAGCGATCGAAGCGGGAGAAACAAAAATCAAGTCTCCCAATGATCCGAGGGCAGTTTATCAAACTTTGTTAGCAGCGGATGCTCTCCGTTACTTAACGTTACAAATCACCGCATCCAAATCATCAGGACATCCGGGGGGTTTTGCCAGTGTCGCGGAAGGAATCGCAGCGTTGGTGATGTTGGGATATAAAAATATTGTTACAGAAGTCGGACATCATGCCCCTGGGTTTTATAGTAATGTTTTCCTCGATCGATCCCTAGAGGAGATGGGAATCGAAACCGTCCAACAGTTGCGCGATCGATTCCGAGAAACTCACGGACTACTGGGACACCTTTCTGGACAAATTCCAGGACTCCTCAGCCCTGCTGGCCCCTTAGGACAAGGACAACATTTCGCCATGGCAGGGGCAAAACTCAACCCTGGCACTCTTTTCCCTGTAACCATTGGTGATGGGGGATTAGGCGAACCTTATATCATGTCTAGCATTGGACACTTCCACACCGCTTATCCCAATGTCACCAACTTCCTTCCGATTTTAGTTTGGAATGGTTACTCCCAAGAACATCACAGCATGATCTCCACCAAAAGTAACGAGGAGATGATCGCATATTTCAAAGGGAATGACTTCCAAGAAATCATCCTAGTCGATGCCAAAGACTATGATGATGCAAACCAAACTGGGGATTATGTCGATAGTAGTCTCTTCTCTTTTAAACAACGTCTTGCCTTTACTGAAGCGGTTTTAGAAAACACTGCCCAAGCCGCCCAATCAGCACTCAATGGGAAACTAACCATATTAATCATTAAACAACTAAAAGGAACAGGAGTTCACAAACGAGGGGCAAAATCTCATAACCTTTATCCAGGGGATACTGTGGAGAAAGATTATATTGTCAACGCCTTAAAAGAACGAGCATTAACCCCAGAAGCATGGGAATTAGTTCGCACCAACTACAGCCGCGCGGGAGGCGGAGCCGCCTCGAAAACCGTTGTCACGGAGAAAGTATTACCCGTAGCAGACTTAGGAACGTTACCCAAATCAGAATATCCAGTGGGAGGAGACAAAAAAGTTGCAACTACTGCAATGGGAACATTAGTGGCTCACGTGGGGAAACAAGAAGCGAACTTTATCGTTTCCAATGCCGATGGGAATGCCGCCTCTGGAATTAATAACATCAATGAAGCACTAAAAATTATTCACCCTACCGCAGACGAAACTTATTTCCAACAACCCCAAGGACAAGTTTATGAACCTTTGAGTGAAGATGCTTGTGCTGGGTTAGCAGCGGCGAGTTGCTTGATGGGAGGACGGTCTTTATGGTGTTCTTATGAATCTTTTGCCGTGAATGGGCTGCCGATATGGCAAACGGTTACGCAAGCGATGGCAGAATTACGCCGTCCCACCCCTTCTACCATTACTTTATTCACAGCAGGGGCATTAGAACAAGGGCGTAATGGTTGGACGCATCAACGTCCTGAAATTGAAAACTATTTTGCTGGGATGATGCGAAATGGAAACATTTTCCCGCTTTTTCCTTGTGATGCCAATAGTATTCAAGTTTGTTATGAATGGGCGTTAGGAACGAAAAATAAAGGGGTGACAATTACAGCTTCTAAATCACCTTTACCCGTGCGAAGTACCTTCCAACAAACGGAGGAGGCGTTAGAGAAAGGGGCGTTTGTTTTACAAGAAACCCCAGGGGAAAAAACGGTTGTTTTTGCGGTCATTGGTGATATGACGTTAATGCCTGTTTTAGAAGCAGCCGCAGAATTAGAAAAACAAGGCATTGGTTCAAAAGTGGTCGCTGTAATCAGTCCTCGTCGTCTCTATCGTCCCACAGATACGGCTTGGGAAAGCTGCGCTGAAGCCGATGGCGGTTTTGCGGATGAGGCTACATTTCAGCAGTTATTTGGCGGTGAAGCGTTAATTGCGGTGACAGGTGGTTCGAGTGCGATGTTGGAACCCGTGATGTTACGCAGCCATTGTCCGCGAGATACGTTTGCTTGGAAACGAGGAGAAACCGCAGCCAGTGCTGGCGCAGTGATGGCAATTAATGGCTTAACGGCGGAGAATTTTGTTCAACGTTCTCTGACCTTGTTGGATTAA
- a CDS encoding YggT family protein: protein METSTVINWSLGIFLAVMTVLFIFRIVLTWYPQINLKQFPYSLVAFPTEPFLAPLRKVIPPIGGVDITPIIWVGIFTLIRELLLGQQGLLT, encoded by the coding sequence ATGGAAACATCAACAGTCATCAATTGGAGTTTAGGAATATTTCTCGCCGTAATGACGGTTTTATTCATTTTCCGAATCGTTCTCACTTGGTATCCCCAAATCAACTTAAAACAATTCCCCTATAGTCTCGTCGCCTTCCCCACAGAGCCATTTTTAGCTCCCTTACGGAAAGTGATTCCTCCCATCGGCGGGGTTGATATTACTCCCATCATTTGGGTCGGTATTTTTACCTTAATTCGGGAATTGTTACTAGGACAACAAGGACTCCTCACCTAG
- the psbX gene encoding photosystem II reaction center X protein: protein MTPSLANFFYSLLAGTLIVVIPATVALVFISVKDRVRRS, encoded by the coding sequence ATGACACCATCTTTAGCAAACTTTTTCTATAGCTTACTCGCGGGAACTTTAATCGTTGTGATTCCAGCGACTGTCGCACTGGTTTTCATTAGTGTAAAAGACCGCGTTCGTCGTTCCTAA
- a CDS encoding group II intron reverse transcriptase/maturase — protein MDSLKYKCDARTKTFLMLWLGFGFNLMAETEWSQIDWKEVEIRVFKLQKRIYRASLSGDVAKVHKLQRLLLKSWCAKLLAVRRISQDNQGKNTAGIDGIKSLSPKQRLSLAENLTLTGKGESLRRVWIPKPGRKEKRGLGIPVMEDRARQALLKLALEPEWEAKFEPNSYGFRPGRSCHDAEQAIFSSIRCKSKWVLDADISKCFDRINHDVLLQKLNTTPIMARQIRAWLKSGVLDRGEWFPTNEGTPQGGVISPLLANIALHGLEEYIKQWAETWKGRKKNNRNSISLIRSVLDSMKGKSQEVIIDKLNPIIRGWCNYHKTVCSKETFNDIDDLVYNKLRRWIKRRHPNKTLKWCEERYFHLTKENKLNGDKREDRWVFSTPSDIPNSPVAGKHELRKHAWTPIERHIKIEGTRTPYDGAWRYWSKRRGEYPGIYKRVATLVKRQKGKCTRCGLYFKDGDVEEVDHIIPKAEGGRDDYKNLQLLHRHCHHQKTVEDRQRQMDNQGQKKTQKKTKKNRKSETRQGSSVNTA, from the coding sequence ATGGACTCATTGAAGTATAAATGTGATGCTCGGACAAAAACCTTCTTAATGCTCTGGTTAGGCTTTGGGTTTAATCTCATGGCTGAGACGGAATGGAGTCAGATTGACTGGAAAGAGGTTGAAATACGGGTGTTTAAGCTCCAAAAACGGATTTATCGAGCTTCTCTAAGTGGTGACGTGGCTAAAGTTCACAAACTCCAAAGATTATTGTTGAAGTCTTGGTGCGCTAAACTCCTAGCAGTACGGCGCATTTCGCAGGATAACCAGGGTAAAAACACCGCAGGGATAGATGGGATTAAAAGCCTGAGTCCTAAACAACGGTTAAGCCTTGCTGAAAACCTAACCCTAACAGGGAAAGGTGAATCCTTAAGACGGGTCTGGATTCCAAAACCAGGTCGGAAAGAGAAACGCGGCTTGGGTATTCCAGTAATGGAAGACCGTGCGAGGCAGGCACTCCTAAAATTGGCTTTAGAGCCAGAATGGGAAGCTAAATTTGAACCTAATTCGTACGGATTCAGACCAGGACGCTCTTGCCATGATGCGGAACAAGCAATATTCAGTTCAATTCGGTGCAAATCCAAATGGGTTTTAGATGCTGACATATCAAAATGCTTTGACCGTATAAACCATGATGTTCTTTTACAAAAATTGAATACAACCCCGATTATGGCTCGACAAATTCGAGCTTGGTTGAAATCGGGGGTCTTGGATAGAGGCGAATGGTTTCCAACAAATGAGGGAACACCACAAGGAGGGGTGATAAGTCCTCTATTGGCAAACATCGCCCTGCATGGACTTGAGGAGTACATTAAACAATGGGCTGAAACTTGGAAGGGAAGAAAGAAAAATAATCGGAATTCGATTTCTCTTATCAGGTCAGTGTTAGATTCTATGAAAGGTAAATCCCAAGAGGTAATCATTGATAAACTTAATCCCATAATCAGGGGATGGTGCAACTATCACAAAACAGTCTGTTCAAAAGAAACATTTAACGATATAGATGATTTAGTCTATAACAAATTACGTCGCTGGATTAAACGCCGTCATCCTAATAAAACCCTCAAATGGTGTGAAGAAAGATACTTTCATTTGACTAAGGAGAATAAGTTAAACGGAGACAAGAGAGAAGATAGATGGGTCTTTTCAACTCCTTCTGATATACCAAATTCTCCTGTTGCAGGCAAGCATGAATTACGCAAGCACGCATGGACACCAATTGAAAGACATATAAAAATCGAGGGTACGAGGACTCCCTACGATGGAGCTTGGCGGTATTGGAGTAAACGTCGGGGGGAATACCCTGGTATATATAAACGGGTTGCTACTCTGGTAAAGCGTCAGAAAGGCAAATGTACCCGTTGTGGACTTTACTTTAAGGATGGAGATGTAGAAGAAGTTGACCACATCATCCCCAAAGCCGAAGGGGGTAGAGATGACTACAAGAACTTACAATTACTCCATCGTCATTGTCACCATCAGAAAACTGTAGAAGACCGACAACGACAAATGGATAATCAGGGGCAAAAGAAAACCCAAAAGAAAACCAAGAAAAATCGTAAATCGGAAACTAGACAGGGAAGTTCTGTTAATACAGCGTAG
- the iscB gene encoding RNA-guided endonuclease IscB, with the protein MQNYIFQLDSNKQPLDMIHPAKARRLQSQGKAATFRMYPYTIIRNISVKSPNTKSYILKIDPGATWTGFAIQCGEEIIFRMELKHRGGLIKKSLEQRADFRKGRRSRNLRYRKKRFNRKKPEGWLAPSLRHRLQTVETWVKKFLKLCPITCIEIEQVRFDLQKLENPEISGVQYQQGELQGYEIREYLLEKWGRQCVYCEKQDTPLQIEHIKPKSKGGSNRIGNLTLSCPECNQNKGNQDVEDFLSGKPDLLKRVLAEAPKPLDSGSAVNSTRYAIVEMAKNLCDHVKCWTGGRTKYNRVNQELPKSHSIDAACVGESGSKIKLLVSQPLIVESKGHGTKQARRANQQGFPALNKDNQPIKPKTKYTHCEAGDMIKFRLEKNRKTVRAGIYKGRVKTPTPKGFEVKIDGCRVSQKMEYLIRFMHRNDGYAYSF; encoded by the coding sequence ATGCAAAACTATATTTTTCAACTAGATTCCAACAAGCAACCCTTAGATATGATTCACCCAGCTAAAGCCAGAAGACTTCAAAGTCAAGGGAAAGCAGCTACTTTTCGTATGTACCCTTATACGATTATTCGGAATATCTCTGTAAAGAGTCCAAACACTAAAAGTTATATTCTAAAGATTGATCCTGGTGCTACATGGACTGGTTTTGCGATTCAATGTGGAGAAGAAATTATCTTCCGAATGGAACTCAAACATCGTGGGGGATTAATTAAAAAGTCTTTAGAACAACGAGCAGATTTCAGAAAAGGTCGCCGTTCAAGAAATCTCCGTTATCGGAAGAAAAGGTTTAACCGCAAAAAGCCTGAAGGGTGGCTTGCTCCTAGTCTTCGTCACCGCTTACAAACGGTAGAAACTTGGGTGAAAAAGTTTCTGAAGCTCTGCCCCATTACCTGTATTGAAATCGAACAGGTAAGATTTGATTTACAGAAGCTGGAAAACCCAGAAATAAGTGGTGTTCAATACCAACAAGGAGAATTGCAAGGTTATGAGATTAGAGAGTATCTCCTTGAAAAGTGGGGTCGCCAGTGTGTGTACTGTGAAAAACAAGATACTCCTCTTCAGATAGAACACATTAAACCTAAATCTAAAGGGGGGTCGAACCGAATTGGAAATTTAACTTTGTCTTGTCCAGAGTGTAATCAAAATAAAGGAAATCAGGATGTTGAAGATTTTCTTTCTGGAAAGCCAGACCTACTAAAAAGAGTTCTAGCAGAAGCTCCAAAGCCATTAGATTCTGGTAGTGCTGTCAACTCTACTCGGTACGCTATTGTCGAGATGGCTAAGAATCTTTGTGATCATGTTAAATGTTGGACTGGAGGAAGAACTAAGTATAATCGAGTCAATCAAGAATTACCTAAGTCTCATAGCATTGATGCAGCTTGTGTTGGAGAATCTGGTTCAAAGATTAAACTTTTAGTCAGTCAACCATTGATTGTAGAATCCAAAGGACATGGTACTAAACAAGCCAGAAGAGCCAATCAACAAGGATTTCCCGCTTTAAATAAGGATAATCAACCGATCAAACCAAAAACTAAATATACTCATTGTGAAGCAGGTGACATGATTAAATTTCGTCTAGAAAAAAACCGAAAAACAGTAAGAGCTGGAATTTATAAAGGAAGAGTAAAAACGCCAACTCCTAAAGGGTTTGAGGTAAAAATTGATGGCTGTAGAGTTTCTCAAAAGATGGAATATTTAATTCGTTTCATGCACCGAAACGATGGGTATGCTTACTCGTTCTAG
- a CDS encoding Ycf66 family protein has product MVNFGLNSASILGIFLAIAGASLYFMRSFRPELSRDQDIFFAAVGLLCGFILLFQGWRLDPILQFGQFLLTGMAVAFGVETIRLRGATTEQAKRSAPTVDRERRTSRVYRAEIDDLDPYFEDEEPTDTRRRLRGTTSERPPRNDRYEEENPRPTSSSSRRTRRKPSASSSRRSTPDYDYYDDEPIERYPERDRSLRRDREPEESEGYLPPRSREEESPPRSRKPRTRPSTTGSKKRRTPSRPPSRRPSPPKEDYVDYRPIDSLEDEDDPNDSDQFDY; this is encoded by the coding sequence ATGGTAAACTTCGGGCTGAACTCAGCCAGTATCCTCGGCATTTTTCTGGCAATTGCAGGGGCTTCTTTATATTTTATGCGTTCGTTTCGCCCAGAACTCTCTAGAGATCAAGATATCTTTTTCGCTGCCGTGGGGTTACTCTGTGGCTTTATTTTACTGTTCCAGGGCTGGCGACTTGACCCGATTTTACAGTTCGGTCAGTTCCTTCTGACTGGGATGGCGGTGGCGTTTGGGGTGGAGACGATTCGCTTACGAGGAGCGACAACAGAACAAGCGAAACGAAGCGCTCCCACAGTCGATCGAGAGCGGCGTACCAGTCGCGTCTATCGTGCGGAAATTGACGATTTAGACCCCTATTTTGAAGACGAAGAACCGACGGACACTCGGCGACGGTTACGGGGAACAACGAGCGAACGTCCCCCTCGCAACGATCGATATGAGGAGGAGAATCCCCGTCCCACAAGTAGCAGTTCTCGTCGCACCCGACGGAAACCTTCTGCGAGTTCTAGTCGTCGTTCGACACCTGATTACGATTATTATGACGATGAACCGATCGAGCGCTATCCTGAGCGCGATCGCTCTTTGAGACGCGATCGAGAACCAGAGGAAAGCGAAGGCTATCTCCCCCCGCGTTCCCGTGAAGAAGAAAGCCCTCCCCGTTCCCGCAAACCGCGCACTCGTCCCAGCACCACAGGAAGCAAAAAACGACGGACTCCCTCTCGACCCCCTTCTCGTCGTCCTTCCCCTCCGAAAGAAGATTATGTGGACTATCGACCCATTGATTCTCTAGAAGATGAGGATGACCCCAACGACAGCGATCAATTTGATTATTAG
- a CDS encoding TolB family protein, producing MTPTTAINLIIRRKKALRQCLSYTVSLGLLTFLAACGSPDLPKESTGINSRFNDQQPTLSGNGRYLAWVSNRQGRHQILFYDLSRERFLPLPSLNSEKVITESPSLSRTGRYLVYLVSRDGRPEIALYDRIIEETEILTDSYPHWVRNPNISLDGRYVVFETARRGQWDIEVFDRGPDVEPDIVDGTRIYGTP from the coding sequence ATGACCCCAACGACAGCGATCAATTTGATTATTAGGAGGAAAAAAGCGCTCCGACAATGTTTGAGTTATACCGTCAGTCTCGGTTTACTCACTTTCCTTGCGGCTTGTGGTTCTCCTGATCTCCCCAAAGAATCCACAGGAATCAATAGTCGTTTCAATGATCAGCAACCGACTTTGAGTGGAAATGGACGTTATTTAGCTTGGGTGTCGAATCGTCAAGGTCGGCATCAAATTTTATTTTATGATTTATCTCGTGAGCGGTTTCTCCCGTTACCAAGTCTCAACTCAGAAAAAGTCATCACAGAAAGCCCCAGTTTAAGCCGCACGGGACGTTATTTAGTTTATTTGGTCAGTCGTGACGGTCGCCCAGAAATTGCTCTCTATGACCGCATTATTGAGGAGACAGAGATTTTAACGGATTCTTATCCCCATTGGGTGCGAAATCCCAATATTAGCCTTGATGGACGTTATGTTGTGTTTGAAACCGCTCGTCGCGGTCAATGGGATATCGAAGTTTTCGATCGCGGTCCCGATGTAGAACCCGATATTGTGGATGGAACAAGGATTTATGGCACGCCGTAG
- a CDS encoding TolB family protein has translation MARRSLNWFAGLILSQLLASCGGYPEVVKVPFSQGGEALNSPASEFHPHLADQYVAFVSDRNGSQDVYLYDRRDRALISLPGLNALDEMASDPSVSEDGRLIAFTKTRQGQTDIYLYNRETRSLRNLTPDLAAQVRNPTISADGSIIAFEANPDGNWDIITVNRNQ, from the coding sequence ATGGCACGCCGTAGCTTAAATTGGTTCGCAGGATTAATATTGAGTCAGTTACTCGCCAGTTGTGGCGGTTATCCAGAGGTGGTGAAAGTCCCTTTTTCTCAAGGGGGAGAGGCGTTAAATAGCCCTGCTTCTGAGTTTCACCCTCACCTTGCGGATCAGTATGTGGCGTTCGTTTCCGATCGTAACGGTTCTCAGGATGTTTATCTTTATGATCGGCGCGATCGAGCTTTAATTTCCCTGCCTGGACTCAATGCTTTAGATGAAATGGCATCTGATCCCAGTGTATCTGAAGATGGGCGTTTAATTGCTTTTACGAAAACTCGTCAGGGACAAACCGATATTTATCTTTATAACCGCGAGACTCGATCGTTGCGTAATCTCACCCCTGATTTAGCCGCACAAGTTCGCAATCCTACGATTAGCGCTGATGGATCGATCATTGCGTTTGAAGCTAACCCTGATGGGAATTGGGATATTATCACAGTTAACCGTAATCAGTAA
- a CDS encoding MlaD family protein, translated as MRSRTIREGSVGLLIIFGFLLFGGIFIWLRGFRLGQESYKITVTFNNANRVIAGSPVRYRGVNVGEVVGINPNANGVAIDIKINRVDLSLPREGLLVEANQSGLIGETSIDIYPQVKLASEQSNIDPISEDCNSQIVVCEGDTIPGEVGASIDLLIRNTSQAAELISDPELFNNIKALTASAKEATDGIAEVSEKLAEISGTVTEQLKVLTATTEQTGEQLASTAEQAETLINNLDRVVVQNQDNIETALLEVSKTSQELNNLVQTLSPTLISINDGLEEADIEKMVSDLESLTANAAEASQNLESASETLNSEENLVLLQQTLDSARATFENTQKITSDLDQLTGNPEFRKNLEDLVEGLSELLSSTEDLEEELALKNEKSQDK; from the coding sequence ATGCGATCGCGCACCATTCGAGAAGGATCAGTTGGCTTACTAATCATCTTTGGTTTCCTGTTATTTGGGGGAATTTTTATTTGGTTAAGAGGGTTTAGACTGGGACAAGAGAGTTACAAAATTACAGTTACTTTTAACAATGCAAATCGCGTCATAGCAGGTTCACCCGTGCGTTATCGCGGTGTTAATGTCGGAGAAGTTGTTGGAATTAATCCCAATGCGAATGGAGTTGCTATTGATATCAAAATTAATCGCGTTGATCTCAGTCTTCCCCGCGAAGGTTTATTAGTAGAAGCGAATCAATCTGGATTAATTGGGGAAACTTCAATTGATATTTATCCACAAGTTAAATTAGCTTCCGAACAATCTAACATTGACCCGATTAGCGAAGATTGTAACTCACAAATTGTTGTTTGTGAAGGGGATACGATTCCAGGGGAAGTGGGAGCAAGTATTGATTTATTAATCCGAAATACCTCTCAAGCAGCGGAATTAATTAGTGATCCTGAATTATTTAATAATATTAAGGCATTAACTGCAAGTGCGAAGGAAGCAACAGATGGCATTGCGGAAGTGAGTGAAAAATTAGCAGAAATTTCGGGAACTGTCACCGAACAATTAAAAGTTTTAACCGCAACTACCGAACAAACTGGAGAACAATTAGCTTCAACCGCAGAACAAGCGGAGACTTTAATTAATAATCTCGATCGCGTCGTGGTGCAAAACCAAGATAACATTGAAACAGCACTTTTAGAAGTGAGCAAAACCAGTCAAGAATTAAATAATTTAGTCCAAACCCTTTCCCCGACATTGATTAGTATTAATGATGGTTTAGAAGAAGCAGATATTGAAAAAATGGTTAGTGATCTAGAAAGTTTAACCGCTAACGCTGCTGAGGCTTCCCAAAACTTAGAAAGTGCTTCAGAAACCTTGAATAGTGAAGAAAATTTAGTCTTATTACAACAAACCTTAGATTCGGCGAGAGCAACTTTTGAAAACACTCAAAAAATTACATCTGATCTTGATCAGTTAACGGGGAATCCTGAGTTTAGGAAAAATTTAGAAGATTTAGTGGAAGGATTAAGTGAGTTACTCTCTTCAACGGAAGATTTAGAGGAGGAATTAGCGTTAAAAAATGAAAAATCTCAAGATAAGTAG
- a CDS encoding ABC transporter ATP-binding protein, translating to MNSPLIELKGISKTFGKTTILNEVDLTIYEGEALVIIGPSGTGKSTILRIIAGLLAPDRGKIYIRGEERKGLIEEHKDAMNISMVFQQSALFDSLTVDENVGFSLYQRSRISRDKIRKLVEENLEKVGLPGTADLSPAQLSGGMKKRVSFARAIMSDPDDPSSCPAAILYDEPTAGLDPIASTVIEDLVRQLQDSSNTGCGTYIMVSHQDSTIRRTADRVIFLYGGKVQWEGKVDEIDLTDHPMVRQFFSASVEGPIRVIGS from the coding sequence ATGAATTCACCATTAATTGAACTAAAAGGGATTTCTAAAACCTTTGGAAAAACAACAATTTTGAATGAAGTTGATTTAACAATTTATGAAGGAGAAGCACTGGTTATTATTGGCCCTTCAGGAACTGGAAAGTCAACAATTCTCAGAATTATTGCTGGATTATTAGCGCCCGATCGAGGCAAAATTTATATTAGAGGAGAAGAAAGAAAAGGATTAATTGAAGAACATAAAGACGCGATGAATATTAGCATGGTTTTTCAACAATCTGCCTTATTTGATTCCTTAACCGTTGATGAAAACGTCGGCTTTTCTCTTTATCAACGATCGCGCATTTCCCGTGATAAAATTCGTAAATTAGTAGAAGAAAACTTAGAAAAAGTTGGCTTACCCGGAACGGCTGATTTATCGCCAGCGCAATTATCAGGAGGGATGAAAAAACGAGTCAGTTTTGCGCGGGCGATCATGTCTGATCCTGATGATCCAAGTAGTTGTCCGGCTGCAATTTTATATGATGAACCGACCGCGGGACTCGATCCGATCGCCTCAACTGTGATTGAAGATTTAGTCCGTCAATTACAGGATTCTAGTAACACAGGATGTGGCACTTATATCATGGTTAGCCACCAAGATAGCACCATTCGCCGCACCGCCGATCGCGTTATATTTCTCTATGGGGGTAAAGTACAGTGGGAGGGAAAAGTGGATGAAATTGATCTCACTGATCATCCGATGGTCAGACAATTTTTTAGTGCTAGTGTAGAAGGCCCCATTCGTGTTATTGGTAGTTAA
- a CDS encoding sucrose-phosphate phosphatase yields the protein MNKFLFISDLDNTLVGDDRALEKLNQILDQHRLEYGTKIVYATGRSLFLYQKLTQEKSLLQPDALIAAVGTEVYFHPETGELDREWASLLSQNWQRNQVLEITAKFSEIRPQPDSEQGQFKVSFNLNPETAEPIINQLKTAFQQENLDVKLIYSGSKDLDILPQVADKGLAVQFLQNKLGMDDAKTVVCGDSGNDIALFKTGTPRGILVGNAKPELRKWYEQNQTNYRYLANNNYAEGIIEGLSYFQFI from the coding sequence ATGAACAAATTTTTATTTATTAGTGATCTTGATAATACTCTAGTTGGCGACGATCGAGCGTTAGAAAAACTAAATCAGATTTTAGATCAGCATCGTCTTGAATACGGAACAAAAATTGTTTATGCCACAGGGCGATCGCTGTTTTTATATCAAAAATTAACCCAAGAAAAATCTCTTTTACAACCAGATGCACTCATCGCAGCCGTAGGAACTGAAGTTTATTTTCATCCTGAAACTGGAGAACTCGATCGAGAATGGGCGAGTTTATTATCTCAAAATTGGCAGCGAAATCAAGTCCTAGAAATTACAGCTAAATTTTCGGAAATAAGACCACAACCAGACTCAGAACAGGGACAATTTAAAGTGAGTTTTAATCTCAATCCAGAAACAGCAGAACCGATAATAAATCAATTAAAAACAGCCTTTCAACAAGAGAACTTAGACGTTAAACTAATTTATAGCGGTAGTAAAGACTTAGATATTTTACCACAAGTCGCCGATAAAGGATTAGCCGTACAATTTTTACAAAATAAATTAGGAATGGACGATGCAAAAACAGTGGTTTGTGGAGATTCGGGTAATGATATCGCTTTATTTAAGACAGGAACACCCAGAGGAATTTTAGTGGGAAATGCTAAACCTGAACTGCGAAAATGGTACGAACAAAATCAGACCAACTACCGTTATTTAGCAAACAATAATTATGCGGAAGGAATTATCGAGGGATTAAGTTATTTCCAATTTATTTAA